The Bacteroidota bacterium genome has a window encoding:
- a CDS encoding T9SS type A sorting domain-containing protein: MKKGVFIIIVFLNSFSLAQTANWIELGPFQTPDLLTSNLGSRGIGRTSCIRFHPDFASNGTLFVGSPLGGLWKRTLGSGSAWEIMNTDALPNIGISDIIVDSNNPLIIYVSTGDPDAPMDFNRTYLGNTAEHSRGIFRSMDGGITWSLTAIGNWYDLNSSTVLTNFWDFPSQKKARRIAFKPGSSSEIYSIIETYNWAAHQPVSYLYKSDNSGLDWYIKHVFLSEKLSDLEFCPSDPEIMFLSGISVYKSVDGGENWSESANGLSINAGVERSEIEMSESNDNTIYVLCSNPTLHFNYLYISTDRGDSYSIITQLDKSPPSRTSLAVDETDVNNIYVTTSNYIKRVVNVNGIWSVSPFYLPIPHMDVHELKFEPNTNVIYASTDGGLSVSYDNGSTWVYLNEGLRITQLWDIDTDENEDTKIIIGTQDNGTILHDGDIGNLSNSWSKIMGGDGFTTLIDNSEAKYYYHTDAQTPGVILRSNDNGYSWTSNLRPPGTTSDDSRFPLVQHPEEFNVMYVGFENVFKSIDYGLSWTQITNVPATQKVKNIAICELKPEHIYFNYGYTIWHPAPLEGWFWYSPDGGVTWLDRTPGLEGLRGGEIGGIAVDPYNPLRVIVSFKGTVHRMMCSSDGGMTWTDFMQGLPDDADFYGLCTEKGSKNIYAAASNGVYVYNDDVGQWQAFNHLLPRVWVLSTKINYRSNEIFAATHGRGAWKSHLFCPINTDLFLTGIVQSNKIEESIGNLVSEEKIAANQEVTYRSTYEVTLTAGFEAAEGSDFTAFIRDCVTGRSSMRTASELSDEEIGNRTGWKELNLLVAPNPVKESFCIKLDLFSDLNWMKYDVINVSGTVIANGKLGGDVKVVDSSSWNSGIYYIIVYTNVGKVVRKIVKI, translated from the coding sequence ATGAAGAAAGGTGTATTTATTATCATAGTGTTTTTAAATAGCTTTAGTCTAGCTCAAACAGCGAATTGGATAGAGCTAGGCCCATTTCAAACACCTGATTTGTTAACAAGCAATTTAGGCAGCAGAGGCATAGGTAGAACTTCTTGTATTCGATTTCACCCGGATTTTGCCTCTAATGGTACCTTGTTTGTAGGTTCTCCACTTGGAGGGTTATGGAAAAGAACATTAGGGTCAGGAAGTGCATGGGAGATTATGAATACAGATGCTCTTCCAAATATAGGTATATCTGACATCATCGTTGATTCAAATAATCCGCTGATTATTTACGTTTCAACAGGAGACCCAGATGCTCCGATGGATTTTAATAGAACATATCTAGGTAATACAGCTGAACACAGCAGAGGTATCTTTCGGTCGATGGACGGAGGTATTACATGGTCCCTAACAGCAATTGGAAATTGGTATGATTTGAACTCATCGACTGTTTTGACAAATTTTTGGGACTTCCCATCGCAAAAAAAGGCACGAAGAATTGCATTTAAACCCGGGAGCTCATCGGAAATATATTCAATTATAGAGACTTATAATTGGGCGGCGCATCAGCCTGTATCTTATTTGTATAAGTCAGATAACTCTGGCTTGGATTGGTATATTAAGCATGTGTTTCTCAGTGAAAAGTTGAGTGATTTAGAATTTTGTCCTTCTGATCCTGAAATAATGTTTCTTTCTGGTATTTCAGTATATAAATCCGTCGATGGAGGTGAAAACTGGTCCGAAAGTGCAAATGGCCTTAGTATTAATGCAGGAGTAGAGCGATCCGAAATCGAGATGAGTGAAAGTAATGATAATACCATATATGTCTTATGCTCAAATCCAACTTTGCACTTTAATTATTTATATATATCTACGGATAGAGGAGATTCATATTCTATTATAACGCAGTTAGACAAAAGTCCTCCATCTAGAACAAGTTTAGCAGTAGACGAAACAGATGTCAATAATATTTATGTAACTACTAGTAATTACATTAAACGTGTGGTTAATGTCAATGGTATTTGGAGTGTAAGCCCATTTTATCTGCCAATTCCACACATGGATGTTCATGAATTGAAATTCGAACCAAATACAAACGTTATTTACGCTAGCACAGATGGCGGATTGTCAGTCTCATACGATAATGGCTCAACTTGGGTTTATTTGAATGAGGGCTTAAGAATAACTCAATTGTGGGATATTGATACAGATGAAAATGAGGACACGAAGATCATAATTGGGACACAGGATAATGGTACCATATTGCATGACGGTGATATTGGTAATTTGTCAAACAGTTGGTCAAAAATAATGGGAGGCGACGGATTTACCACATTAATAGATAATTCTGAAGCTAAATATTATTATCATACAGATGCACAAACTCCAGGAGTCATATTAAGAAGTAATGACAATGGATATTCATGGACCAGTAATCTTAGGCCGCCAGGCACGACGTCTGATGATTCTAGGTTTCCCCTTGTTCAACACCCAGAGGAATTTAATGTTATGTATGTTGGTTTTGAAAATGTATTTAAGAGTATTGATTATGGATTGTCTTGGACGCAAATTACAAATGTGCCAGCAACTCAAAAGGTGAAAAATATTGCAATATGTGAATTGAAACCGGAACATATATATTTTAATTATGGATATACAATATGGCACCCGGCTCCGCTCGAAGGATGGTTTTGGTATTCACCGGATGGAGGAGTTACTTGGTTGGATCGGACTCCAGGCCTTGAAGGATTAAGAGGTGGGGAGATCGGTGGCATTGCAGTCGACCCATATAATCCCCTAAGAGTAATTGTATCTTTTAAAGGAACTGTTCACCGGATGATGTGCTCGAGTGATGGAGGGATGACATGGACTGACTTTATGCAAGGCTTGCCGGATGACGCCGATTTTTATGGCCTATGTACTGAGAAGGGCTCAAAGAATATCTATGCAGCGGCATCTAATGGAGTATATGTTTATAATGATGATGTTGGACAATGGCAGGCATTTAATCATTTACTACCACGGGTATGGGTATTAAGTACTAAGATAAATTATAGATCAAATGAAATATTCGCTGCCACCCATGGACGAGGGGCATGGAAATCGCATTTGTTCTGCCCGATTAATACTGATTTGTTTTTAACTGGCATCGTGCAATCTAATAAGATTGAGGAGAGTATAGGAAATTTAGTTTCAGAAGAAAAAATAGCAGCTAATCAAGAAGTTACCTATCGGTCAACTTATGAAGTTACTTTGACAGCAGGATTCGAGGCGGCTGAGGGCTCTGATTTTACTGCTTTTATTCGGGATTGTGTGACAGGGAGGTCATCAATGCGGACAGCTTCTGAATTATCGGATGAGGAGATTGGTAATAGAACAGGTTGGAAGGAACTTAATTTACTGGTCGCTCCAAACCCTGTTAAGGAATCATTTTGTATTAAGCTGGACTTATTTTCCGATTTAAACTGGATGAAGTACGATGTAATTAATGTATCAGGTACGGTAATTGCAAATGGGAAATTGGGAGGCGATGTAAAAGTTGTAGATTCATCATCCTGGAATAGCGGAATTTATTATATAATTGTCTATACCAATGTTGGAAAAGTAGTGAGAAAGATTGTAAAAATATAG
- a CDS encoding T9SS type A sorting domain-containing protein — MLAQTSRYFPFPQSDAFWRVTEYDYSYPGGVEISDYQIYFVGDTLYNGNLISILNIKIEHAINHPWSYGYGERRFGYLWQDTIQKIVYFKDIFSLTCNTCDSVLYNFNLEVGDSVINLNCFMQTGLYNYIHSIDSVLIGSDYRKKYTLENGSHQVTGVEIIEGIGSTLGGFYQYDMFEQYFRLNCFQQTGVVLFNMPNYTCGELVTNIIETQDEAEKVSIYPNPSNGDINIQSLLPIKEIRISTISGVEVKQMLICGEEKRTAINLTSTLTSGMYLIHLFTEEKVYVKYIVIY; from the coding sequence GTGCTTGCGCAAACATCACGGTATTTCCCGTTTCCTCAATCAGATGCCTTTTGGCGTGTGACTGAATATGATTATTCCTATCCGGGTGGGGTAGAGATTAGCGATTACCAAATCTATTTTGTTGGAGATACGCTTTACAATGGAAATCTTATTAGTATACTAAATATAAAGATTGAGCATGCGATCAATCATCCATGGTCATACGGTTACGGTGAAAGAAGATTCGGATATTTATGGCAGGATACAATTCAGAAAATTGTTTATTTTAAGGACATATTTAGTTTAACATGCAATACATGTGATAGTGTTTTATACAATTTTAACTTAGAAGTCGGTGACTCTGTAATTAACCTAAATTGTTTTATGCAAACTGGATTATATAATTACATTCATTCTATAGATTCAGTTTTAATTGGATCAGATTACCGAAAAAAATACACACTCGAAAATGGATCTCACCAAGTAACCGGAGTTGAAATAATTGAGGGGATTGGAAGCACATTAGGGGGCTTCTATCAATATGACATGTTCGAGCAATATTTTCGACTCAATTGCTTTCAGCAGACGGGAGTAGTATTATTCAATATGCCTAATTACACGTGTGGGGAGTTAGTTACAAATATTATTGAAACTCAGGATGAGGCTGAAAAAGTATCAATTTACCCTAATCCAAGTAATGGCGATATTAATATTCAATCTTTACTGCCTATTAAAGAAATAAGAATAAGTACTATATCAGGAGTAGAAGTGAAACAAATGTTAATATGTGGGGAAGAAAAAAGAACAGCTATTAACCTTACATCAACATTAACTTCGGGCATGTACCTCATTCATCTTTTTACTGAAGAAAAAGTTTATGTAAAATATATAGTTATTTACTAG
- a CDS encoding SprB repeat-containing protein, translating into MLLLLSLGISGQSLDVTFNPSVFNGGYHVSCNGASDGTLEAIIVGGQPPYSFQWSTGAYTKTITNLAAGTYSISVIDAAQDTIIKSYTLIASEALTGSLDVSSYGGGFNVSAQGAADGWITAVIGGGATPYTYQWSNGAETETNHDLPSGSYSVIVWDVNQCQLQLSTSLTQPTPLHIVSITSPLHNGYNLSCKSSDDGAIDLTVSGGVAPYTYQWSNGNFTQDLADLKAGEYTVLVKDLNGVGVTASITLTQPGSIEVDLTAPTYPNGHHTTCYNCSNGSVTTTVTGGVMPYTYSWNTGQNTQNLSNLMAGTYSVLVTDANGCTKPDVKIDLTEPDRDDWTINGNSFLNEETDFIGTTDSTELVLKSNNVEGIKINSSGNIRFSALAGGNYVNYLFVDSLGNLFRTNPGTGGGGNQLPFCYAPVIPWYSEDATMENIFLCDTRNVGIGTSDPQAHLHLNYSDNVALKITMNNYPDASDPIQVVDNNNNVMFKIGNTGSGVVNSLAINTSLIPTGYKLGVNGKIICEEIKVKMHADWPDFVFGDNYSLRSLTELEAFIKDNRCLPGLKSAAEVKADGGISLSETSRLLLLKIEELTLYIIEQEKRIQKLENQH; encoded by the coding sequence GTGTTATTGCTGTTGTCCCTCGGAATCTCCGGACAGTCATTGGATGTGACATTTAACCCTTCCGTGTTCAATGGTGGATACCATGTGAGTTGCAACGGAGCCAGTGATGGTACCCTGGAGGCGATCATCGTTGGCGGACAGCCGCCCTATTCTTTTCAGTGGTCAACGGGTGCATACACGAAAACCATTACCAACCTGGCAGCCGGAACGTATTCCATTTCCGTTATTGATGCTGCGCAGGACACCATCATCAAGAGCTATACGCTGATCGCCTCGGAAGCCCTGACCGGTTCGCTTGATGTTTCGTCATACGGAGGCGGATTCAACGTTTCCGCGCAAGGGGCTGCCGACGGCTGGATCACCGCTGTCATCGGCGGCGGCGCTACGCCCTATACCTATCAGTGGAGCAATGGCGCCGAGACGGAGACGAATCACGACCTGCCGAGCGGATCGTATTCGGTGATTGTTTGGGATGTCAACCAATGCCAGTTGCAACTGTCGACCAGTCTGACGCAGCCCACGCCTTTGCATATTGTCAGCATCACCAGCCCGCTGCACAACGGGTACAACCTCAGTTGCAAGAGCAGCGATGATGGCGCCATTGACCTGACGGTTTCCGGCGGTGTTGCGCCTTATACCTATCAATGGAGCAATGGAAACTTCACGCAGGATCTGGCAGACCTGAAAGCCGGCGAGTACACGGTGCTGGTCAAGGACCTGAACGGCGTTGGCGTAACGGCCAGTATCACGCTCACGCAACCCGGTTCGATCGAAGTGGATTTGACAGCTCCGACCTACCCCAACGGCCACCACACGACCTGTTACAACTGCTCCAACGGCAGTGTGACCACCACCGTCACCGGCGGGGTGATGCCGTACACCTATTCCTGGAACACCGGTCAAAATACCCAGAACCTCTCCAACCTCATGGCCGGCACCTACTCGGTGCTGGTTACGGATGCCAACGGTTGCACCAAACCCGACGTCAAGATCGACCTGACGGAGCCGGATCGGGATGATTGGACGATTAATGGTAATTCGTTCTTGAACGAGGAAACCGATTTTATTGGAACGACAGATTCAACGGAGTTAGTTCTCAAATCCAATAATGTAGAAGGGATCAAGATAAATTCATCGGGTAATATTCGATTTTCTGCGCTCGCTGGAGGCAATTATGTTAATTACCTGTTTGTTGACAGTTTAGGAAATTTGTTTCGAACAAACCCTGGTACAGGTGGAGGCGGAAATCAACTACCTTTTTGTTATGCACCTGTAATTCCCTGGTACTCCGAGGATGCTACCATGGAGAATATATTCTTATGTGATACCAGAAATGTTGGGATTGGAACAAGCGATCCTCAGGCGCATTTGCATCTGAATTACTCCGATAATGTTGCATTAAAGATAACCATGAATAATTACCCGGATGCATCTGATCCGATACAAGTCGTGGACAATAACAATAATGTAATGTTCAAAATCGGAAATACGGGATCAGGAGTAGTAAACTCGCTGGCAATAAATACCTCATTAATTCCGACTGGTTATAAGTTGGGGGTTAATGGAAAGATTATTTGTGAAGAAATCAAGGTTAAGATGCATGCAGATTGGCCGGATTTTGTATTTGGGGATAACTATTCGCTTCGAAGCCTGACAGAATTGGAAGCTTTTATTAAGGATAACAGGTGTTTACCCGGGCTGAAATCAGCCGCTGAGGTTAAAGCAGATGGGGGAATATCCTTAAGCGAAACATCTAGGCTGCTGCTCCTTAAGATAGAAGAGCTGACACTCTATATTATTGAGCAGGAAAAACGTATTCAAAAATTGGAAAATCAACATTGA
- a CDS encoding SRPBCC family protein, translating into MKIVKRILLVLLVLVLAAVVIGFLMPGSRKIERSVAMGVPATAIYGQINELKNWPNWSPWYKLDPNAKIVYSEPSSGLNAWYTWESDNKNVGKGKMTIVEVQDNGYIKTKLEFDGMKEAYGYFRLEPQGESTQVTWGLDAEFGNNPIFRLMGPMMDKMLGETFTQGLTGLEAAAKAASVNIQSAATDSSTAAASDTTAVN; encoded by the coding sequence ATGAAAATTGTAAAACGCATTCTCCTTGTCTTGCTGGTGCTTGTTTTGGCGGCGGTCGTGATCGGCTTCCTGATGCCGGGCTCGCGCAAGATCGAACGCTCGGTCGCCATGGGCGTCCCGGCAACGGCCATTTATGGACAGATCAACGAACTGAAGAACTGGCCGAACTGGTCGCCCTGGTACAAACTCGATCCGAACGCGAAGATCGTGTACAGCGAGCCATCCTCCGGACTCAACGCCTGGTACACCTGGGAAAGCGACAACAAGAACGTGGGCAAAGGGAAGATGACCATCGTCGAAGTGCAGGATAACGGATACATCAAGACCAAGCTGGAGTTCGACGGCATGAAGGAAGCGTACGGCTATTTCCGCCTCGAGCCGCAGGGTGAAAGCACGCAGGTGACCTGGGGACTCGATGCCGAGTTCGGCAACAACCCGATCTTCCGCCTGATGGGTCCGATGATGGACAAGATGCTCGGCGAAACCTTCACCCAGGGACTCACCGGCCTCGAAGCAGCCGCGAAAGCCGCTTCGGTCAACATCCAGTCGGCGGCGACAGATTCCAGCACCGCTGCCGCTTCGGATACGACTGCGGTGAATTGA
- a CDS encoding Rne/Rng family ribonuclease, translating into MNNELVIHSTNGEVTIALLEDKQLVELNNDKKDQSFQVGDIYLGRVKKLIPGLNAAFVDVGHEKDAFLHYLDLGPQAQSLLKLVRLATTGKNPDPLLTNLQLEPDIDKGGKITGVLSANQWVLVQVAKEPISTKGPRITSEISLAGRYVVLVPFSDVVSISQKIKSSEERQRLKRLAMSIKPKGFGLIVRTVADGKKVAELDKDIQDLVTRWKSAITNAGTSKPPAKLVGELNRTSTILRDLLNPNFANIHVDDQVMYEEIRSYISGIAPDQVEIVKLYKGKQPIFEHFGIEKQIKSGFGKTVTMANGAYLIVEHTEAMHVIDVNSGGRVRADSEGNQENNALQVNLDAATEVARQLRLRDMGGIIVVDFIDLHNPNNRKALYEKLRTEMKRDRAKHTILPPSKFGLVQITRQRVRPETNITTVEKCPACEGTGEIKASILLIDEIENNLRYFVQEQNEKQLHIQVHPYLEAYLNKGLLWNSMVHQWKKKFKAKIRVTGNSAYHIMEYHFFNKSEEEIKI; encoded by the coding sequence TTGAACAACGAATTGGTGATTCATTCAACCAATGGCGAAGTCACCATCGCCCTGCTGGAAGACAAGCAACTGGTTGAACTGAACAACGACAAAAAGGATCAGTCGTTCCAGGTCGGTGACATTTACCTGGGACGTGTCAAGAAACTGATTCCCGGTTTGAATGCGGCATTCGTCGACGTAGGTCACGAAAAGGACGCGTTCTTGCATTACCTCGACCTCGGCCCTCAGGCCCAGTCGCTGCTGAAACTGGTACGCCTGGCCACCACCGGGAAGAATCCGGATCCGCTGCTGACCAACCTGCAGTTGGAGCCCGATATCGACAAGGGCGGTAAGATCACCGGCGTGCTGTCGGCCAACCAATGGGTGCTGGTCCAGGTCGCCAAGGAACCGATCTCCACCAAAGGTCCCCGCATCACCTCCGAGATCTCCCTCGCCGGCCGCTACGTCGTCCTGGTACCATTTTCCGACGTCGTCTCCATTTCCCAAAAGATCAAAAGTTCGGAAGAACGCCAACGCCTGAAGCGCCTCGCCATGAGCATCAAGCCGAAAGGCTTCGGCCTCATCGTGCGCACCGTGGCCGACGGCAAGAAGGTGGCCGAACTCGACAAGGACATCCAGGACCTGGTGACCCGCTGGAAATCGGCCATCACCAACGCGGGGACTTCCAAGCCCCCGGCCAAGCTGGTCGGTGAGCTCAACCGCACCTCGACCATCCTGCGCGACCTGCTCAACCCGAACTTCGCGAACATCCACGTGGACGACCAGGTCATGTACGAGGAGATCCGCAGCTACATCAGCGGCATCGCCCCCGACCAGGTCGAGATCGTCAAGCTCTACAAAGGCAAGCAGCCGATCTTCGAGCACTTCGGGATCGAGAAGCAGATCAAGTCGGGCTTCGGCAAGACGGTCACCATGGCCAACGGCGCCTACCTCATCGTGGAGCATACCGAAGCCATGCACGTGATCGACGTGAACAGCGGCGGGCGCGTACGCGCCGACAGCGAAGGCAACCAGGAGAACAACGCCCTGCAAGTGAACCTCGACGCGGCTACAGAAGTGGCGCGCCAGTTGCGCCTGCGCGACATGGGCGGCATCATCGTGGTCGACTTCATCGACCTGCACAATCCGAACAACCGGAAAGCGCTGTACGAGAAGTTGCGCACGGAGATGAAACGCGACCGCGCCAAGCACACCATCCTGCCGCCGAGCAAGTTCGGTCTGGTGCAGATCACCCGGCAGCGCGTGCGCCCGGAGACGAATATCACCACCGTCGAGAAGTGTCCGGCCTGCGAAGGAACGGGCGAGATCAAGGCCAGCATCCTGCTGATCGACGAGATCGAGAACAACCTGCGCTATTTCGTGCAGGAGCAGAACGAAAAGCAACTACACATCCAGGTGCATCCGTACCTGGAGGCCTATCTGAACAAGGGTCTGCTGTGGAACAGCATGGTGCACCAGTGGAAGAAGAAATTCAAGGCGAAGATCCGCGTGACGGGCAATTCGGCCTACCACATCATGGAGTATCACTTCTTCAATAAATCGGAGGAAGAAATCAAGATTTGA
- a CDS encoding tetratricopeptide repeat protein, with protein sequence MSARRTQLVLVAGAIALTGVLYLLPRKTSEEKAAIQSQTRQSTYTFEGLLADAKSQVKRQELDPINQLEDKLQQAPQDTAVLGELGRSWDRLGFPAISSGYFRRIAEAAPGENTWINAAYRYFDAFKLSGDSTLQSMMVQQAIESYGKVLAINPDNLDAKTDLGICYAEGTTTPMQGIMLLREVVEKNPGHANAQFNLGILSVRSGQYDKALERFSKVLEIDPKRTLARFMIGRVYAQQGQQEKALAALEQVKKESSDPQLLKEADQLINQIQNNH encoded by the coding sequence ATGAGTGCCCGCCGTACACAGTTGGTCCTGGTAGCGGGTGCCATCGCACTGACCGGAGTCTTGTATCTTCTTCCACGCAAGACTTCCGAAGAGAAAGCGGCGATCCAGTCGCAGACCCGTCAATCCACCTACACCTTCGAAGGCCTCCTGGCCGACGCGAAGTCGCAGGTGAAGCGGCAGGAACTGGACCCGATCAACCAGTTGGAAGACAAACTGCAACAGGCTCCGCAGGATACCGCGGTGCTGGGCGAGTTGGGAAGGTCCTGGGACCGGCTCGGATTTCCGGCCATCTCTTCGGGATATTTCCGCCGGATAGCCGAAGCGGCGCCGGGTGAGAACACCTGGATCAACGCAGCCTACCGCTACTTCGATGCCTTCAAGCTCTCGGGCGATTCCACGCTCCAGTCCATGATGGTGCAGCAGGCGATCGAGTCGTATGGAAAGGTCCTCGCGATCAATCCCGACAACCTCGACGCCAAAACCGACCTCGGTATCTGTTATGCCGAAGGAACCACCACGCCGATGCAAGGCATCATGCTCTTGCGCGAAGTGGTCGAAAAGAATCCCGGGCACGCCAATGCCCAGTTCAACCTCGGGATCCTTTCGGTAAGGTCGGGACAATACGACAAGGCCCTCGAGCGCTTTTCCAAGGTGCTGGAGATCGATCCGAAACGAACACTGGCGCGTTTCATGATCGGCAGGGTCTACGCCCAGCAGGGGCAGCAGGAAAAAGCGCTCGCCGCGCTGGAACAGGTGAAAAAAGAAAGTTCGGATCCGCAGCTGTTGAAAGAGGCGGATCAGTTAATAAACCAGATTCAAAATAACCACTAA
- a CDS encoding integration host factor subunit beta: MTKAELVAEISTKTGIEKTVALQAVEAAMKVIKNTMADGENVYLRGFGSFIVKKRAQKLGRIISKNTTIVIPEHNIPSFKPAKTFANKVKNAKIKKNQTSEAID; the protein is encoded by the coding sequence ATGACGAAAGCAGAACTAGTAGCCGAGATCTCCACCAAGACGGGTATTGAGAAGACGGTAGCCCTCCAGGCAGTAGAGGCAGCCATGAAGGTGATCAAGAACACCATGGCAGATGGCGAGAACGTTTACCTGCGCGGTTTCGGTTCGTTCATCGTGAAGAAGCGTGCTCAGAAACTGGGCCGCATCATTTCCAAGAACACCACCATCGTGATCCCGGAGCATAACATTCCGTCCTTCAAGCCGGCCAAGACTTTTGCCAACAAGGTGAAGAACGCCAAGATCAAGAAGAACCAAACCTCCGAAGCGATCGATTGA
- the chrA gene encoding chromate efflux transporter, producing MKELATLFFRLGFTAFGGPAVHIAMMQEEVVTKRKWMTHDHFLDLVGATNLIPGPNSTELAIHIGHERAGWRGLLLAGVCFIFPAVVLTACLAWLYKRYGTLPDLQPYLYGIKPAIIAVVLSAVFPLAKRSFKSVELAIAGLVVLVLSLAGCNEIYLMFGTGLTYLAWKRVGPGRGKGSLFPLTLLKLPSTVLVSASNAQLFWIFLKIGAVLYGSGYVLFAFLDTELVATGLLSRQQLIDAIAVGQFTPGPVFSAVTFIGYQIGDWSGAMVATLGVFLPSFVFVAMLNPLVRRLRNSVGFSAFLDAVNVASVAIIVAVCFDMAKASVNDWRTILIAFAGLLLTFRYPRINSAWIVLGGAAAGFLLYLI from the coding sequence ATGAAAGAACTTGCCACTTTGTTTTTCCGGTTGGGATTTACAGCATTCGGAGGACCGGCTGTACACATCGCCATGATGCAAGAGGAGGTGGTTACGAAGAGGAAGTGGATGACGCATGATCATTTCCTCGATCTCGTGGGCGCGACCAACCTGATACCGGGCCCGAATAGCACCGAGTTGGCCATACACATCGGCCATGAACGTGCCGGTTGGAGAGGCTTGCTGCTCGCGGGCGTTTGTTTCATTTTTCCCGCTGTTGTCCTGACAGCCTGCCTGGCCTGGTTGTATAAACGCTATGGTACGCTTCCCGATTTACAGCCGTATCTATACGGGATCAAACCGGCCATTATCGCGGTTGTGTTGTCGGCCGTCTTTCCACTTGCAAAACGCTCGTTTAAGTCGGTGGAATTGGCGATCGCCGGACTGGTCGTGCTGGTGCTCTCCCTCGCGGGTTGCAACGAGATCTATCTGATGTTCGGCACAGGACTGACGTACCTTGCCTGGAAACGAGTCGGCCCGGGTCGCGGAAAAGGTTCCCTGTTTCCGCTGACACTTTTAAAGTTGCCGTCAACCGTACTCGTGTCGGCCTCAAATGCACAATTGTTCTGGATATTTCTCAAGATAGGAGCTGTACTTTATGGGAGTGGATATGTGCTCTTCGCGTTTCTTGATACTGAATTGGTGGCAACCGGCCTGTTGAGCCGGCAGCAATTGATAGACGCGATTGCTGTTGGACAGTTCACGCCGGGTCCGGTTTTTTCCGCGGTCACCTTCATCGGCTATCAGATCGGGGATTGGAGCGGAGCCATGGTCGCGACGCTGGGTGTCTTCCTTCCTTCTTTTGTTTTCGTCGCAATGCTCAACCCGCTTGTCCGCCGGTTGCGCAACTCGGTCGGTTTCTCGGCTTTTCTCGATGCGGTGAATGTGGCCTCGGTGGCGATCATCGTTGCCGTTTGCTTCGACATGGCGAAAGCAAGTGTGAACGACTGGCGAACAATCCTGATCGCTTTCGCCGGTTTGTTGCTGACCTTTCGTTACCCCAGAATCAATTCGGCCTGGATTGTTCTGGGAGGAGCGGCTGCGGGCTTTCTGCTCTACCTTATATAG
- a CDS encoding DoxX family protein translates to MVNRWLLTSTVPTLIPRIIVGLVFLSEGIQKFTFADSVGAGRFAKIGFENAEFWAGFTGCFEIVCGLLVLFGLFTRLAALPLLVVMIVAFITTKYPTLVKQGFFPMAHEYRTDFAMTLLLLMLVRYGGGRLSLDHRWFGDKQ, encoded by the coding sequence ATGGTCAATAGGTGGTTGCTTACATCGACCGTGCCGACATTGATTCCGCGAATCATTGTCGGACTGGTATTCCTCTCGGAAGGGATTCAGAAATTCACATTTGCAGACAGTGTTGGAGCGGGAAGGTTCGCGAAAATCGGCTTTGAGAACGCTGAATTCTGGGCTGGTTTTACCGGGTGTTTCGAGATTGTTTGCGGACTGTTGGTGCTGTTCGGACTTTTTACCCGATTGGCTGCCCTGCCATTGTTGGTCGTGATGATCGTTGCGTTCATTACGACGAAGTATCCTACCCTCGTCAAACAAGGCTTCTTTCCGATGGCGCACGAATACAGGACGGATTTCGCGATGACTCTTCTGCTCCTGATGTTGGTCCGCTATGGCGGTGGACGGCTGTCTCTGGATCATCGTTGGTTTGGCGACAAGCAATAG